In Prunus dulcis chromosome 1, ALMONDv2, whole genome shotgun sequence, the following are encoded in one genomic region:
- the LOC117620024 gene encoding protein MAIN-LIKE 1-like, producing MVECNKGTKCSLSWLKSNFEVVPTQLDAKEIDKYVIAYMLYVLRTCILPDKSRDKVWLLYLHNTLENVKTYAFGAAMLAHLQNAIEDFSESPKSKRFVGDAAFLTVAIMEYIPERAYKLMKRNDFAKPDKFPLLIGWGEVYKQRLESKYKASMEEYVDVLKNIEEVTWQPYARLTESLPDCLKPQLIMRLSRTVMICFNYVAYHRPDKCIKKFGFHKVDFSACCQVKSYQSKAMSGPG from the exons ATGGTTGAGTGCAATAAAGGAACGAAGTGTAGTCTTTCATGGTTAAAGTCAAATTTTGAAGTTGTTCCTACTCAACTAGATGCAAAGGAGATTGACAAATATGTAATAGCATATATGTTGTACGTGTTGAGAACTTGCATTTTGCCAGACAAAAGCAGAGATAAGGTGTGGCTCCTGTATCTTCACAACACACTTGAAAATGTGAAGACTTATGCATTTGGGGCAGCAATGCTGGCACATCTCCAAAATGCTATAGAAGATTTTTCAGAGAGCCCGAAAAGTAAACGCTTTGTTGGAGATGCTGCATTTCTAACA GTTGCTATAATGGAGTATATCCCGGAGCGTGCTTATAAACTCATGAAAAGAAATGATTTTGCCAAACCTGATAAATTCCCTTTGCTCATCGGATGGGGAGAGGTGTACAAGCAAAGGCTGGAAAGCAAGTACAAGGCTTCTATGGAAGAGTATGTTGATGTGCTGAAGAATATTGAAGAG GTTACATGGCAGCCATATGCAAGGCTTACTGAGTCCTTGCCGGATTGTTTAAAACCTCAATTGATCATGCGTTTGAGTAGAACAGTCATGATCTGTTTTAACTACGTGGCTTACCATCGCCCCGACAAATGCATAAAGAAGTTTGGCTTCCACAAAGTTGATTTTAGTGCTTGCTGCCAGGTGAAGTCATACCAATCAAAAGCTATGAGTGGGCCAGGGTAA
- the LOC117614303 gene encoding mucin-2-like has protein sequence MEEDGWSEAQVNIEDEEVRTSEAQVRTSQAQACITQNTQAVQTPPSQLVFSVIDQEAEPSTLPRPVPQHNSTADPSTSHIQDVQTPPSQHASSVIDQEAEPSTLPRPVPQHSSTVDPSTSHQASPSCNPPLPGSQDQQSAAAPAEVAEAAKPPVFNSSPSIATNSKSENNPLSQLVDAIRFMLDPKVKERAVEIGEAMDVEDGVTGAENVFHRHFPHNISEDKPESLPARRGLFFIRRCFGYSSYT, from the exons ATGGAAGAAGATGGATGGTCAGAGGCTCAAGTTAACATAGAGGATGAAGAGGTCCGAACTTCAGAGGCTCAAGTCCGAACTTCACAGGCTCAAG CTTGTATTACCCAAAATACTCAAGCTGTGCAAACCCCACCTTCACAGCTTGTATTTTCAGTCATAGACCAGGAGGCAGAGCCCTCCACCTTGCCTAGGCCAGTTCCGCAGCATAATTCTACTGCTGACCCGTCAACATCTCATATACAAGATGTGCAGACCCCACCTTCACAGCATGCATCTTCAGTCATAGACCAGGAGGCAGAGCCCTCCACCTTGCCTAGGCCAGTTCCGCAGCATAGTTCTACTGTTGACCCCTCAACATCTCATCAGGCATCTCCATCATGCAATCCTCCGCTACCGGGATCTCAAGATCAACAATCTGCTGCAGCACCAGCAGAAGTTGCAGAAGCGGCAAAACCACCAGTCTTCAATTCATCGCCTTCCATAGCTACCAactcaaaatctgaaaacaacCCATTATCACAGTTGGTCGATGCCATACGCTTCATGTTAGATCCAAAG GTTAAAGAGCGTGCTGTTGAAATTGGCGAGGCCATGGATGTCGAAGATGGGGTGACAGGAGCAGAGAATGTCTTTCATAGACACTTTCCTCACAATATATCTGAGGATAAACCCGAGTCATTGCCAGCTAGAAGAGGCTTATTTTTCATCAGGAGATGTTTTGGCTACTCCTCCTACACATGA